AATGAAAACTCGCTACGAAAACGAGGACAAACATTGACTACCCGAGGTGTGCAACTCATGAAGCACCGATTTTGAGATCTCTAATCTATAATAATAGCATTGTCGAATTGAATCAATGGATTTCCTGCAGAGTTCAGAGACACCAACGAACATCTAAAGTGTTTGCATAAAAGCAATGTGAATTGAATCAATGGATTTCCGATAAAAAAATTTTGGCACTTATATATTAATTGCTATATTCTGTTGGCAAACACTGCTCTGTTTGTAACAAGAAAAGCGCAATTGAGTTATCTAATTAACAATTGATCTAAAAATATCTCTACAACTAAACCACGTTACGACTTCGAGCCTGTTTGCAAAAACGATGTTCTTTACTCAGCCAATGAATTCCTTCAGCATTAAGCTCGTTGGTTTGGATATCCAAACATAATGTATAACTATTTAAAATCCTTAATGTTAGAAGCACTACCCACAGCACGACTCAACAGAAAATCAACGCACAAATATTGTTGCCGATTTTTACAGCAACTAACCCTAGTACTTCTAAAGTCTGCCATTCGGACCAAAACCCTAAGCATCTTTaccaaatcatttttttttaaatggctTCCAGCCTTAAATCACAGATGTAAGGGTATTTGATTCAAATTGTGAAAATACCAGAGATCACCACAATCATGGCAGCAAAACTTGAATACTTTGAGATAGCAGAGTTCAAAATCATTATATCTCAGGCACAACTTTACCTCAAACAAAGTACGGAAAATTTTATAAGAGTCAGAGCATGCAAAATTCTAAAATGTCTACATCATAAATTATAAAGTGCGCACAAGAAAGGTTGCTAGACATTAATAACCTAATCTTCATCCTCCTCGTCTCCATCTCCACCAGCGGCCTTTTTAGCAGCAGCCTTTTGGTTCCTTCTCTTCACGCGTCCAGGACGACCACCACCAAGTGGACTCGTGAGTGAGAAGTCAATGTGCTTCTGAGAATCAACCCTAACCATGAAAGATGGAATGTTCACCACCTGTCTCCCAACCCTGTCAAATCCCAAACAATCTCAATATAAATTCCAAAAAGAAGCTATCATTCAAAAACAAGTTAAACATACCAAATGATCTCTATACCAAGTCACACAATTTACTCAACGAAAATCAATCCATATATTAGGAAAAAGATCAATATTACAGTAAACCCGCAACTACACGAGTTcagtatatatttaataatcaaGCGGTAATTATGCAACAAAGCTACAcgataagaaatcaattcataGTGAAAATCAATAGCATTgcatatgattaaaaataaataacgaATCCTATTGAATGAATACTGTAAGAAATTAGACCTGATGTGCCTCTGCCTGATGAGGACTCTGGCGTGATGAATGGACTTGGCCATTCCAGACTTGAAAACGAGGGTTTGGAGGCGGCGTTCGAGAAAGTTCTCGACGGTGAGGGCCAACACGTAATCGAGCTTGTTCTGCGTCTCGTCGAGAAGTCCGTAACGGAACATTCTTCGGAGAAGCGCTTCACCCTCGAAAATTCGGCGCGGGTTCTTCTCATCCAGTGTCAACAGATTCCTGGCATTGTTACGGATACGGCTGAGGGCGTACTGAACCCTCCACAACTCCCTCTTGCAGCGAAGCCCGTACTCCCCAACCAGCTTCAACTCGGCGTCCAAACGTTCCTTTTCGTATGGACGACGAGGCTTCTTGAAGGTTTTCCCATCTATTCAATTCCAAACAATCAAATAACATATTCAATTGTGTTCGAAATGATGCCTCATTCTCAGATCACAAATATCAGAATGAGATTAAATACAAAGAAATTTCGTACAAACGAATGCACAGAATATAGATAGGTAGATGCATTGAGTGCAATGTAAAATACTCACAGTTGCGGTAGAAGGAAACGTGCACCATGGCTCTTCTCTTGCTGCTTCTCAACCCTTACGGTGCACCAGGTTTTCGCTGCTAGGGTTCAAAAACAGATTCCTTTTTATTTGATCTCAAAACCCTAGTTCTGAGAAGGCCAGACTTTCATTACAAGGCCCATTCCACGACCCATCGTTCGCAAAGGCCCGCAAGAAGTTTGTCTTGTGTCTCGCTTTgacaaaaacatttattattaataaaggacactcatttttttttctagactCTCATATTTTCCGAAAATTTTACATGAATagctaaattaatttttttcattaatattaaattatatatatatatatatatatatataatttttctaaaaatattgcttcttatataattttggaaattatattattattcatatatcAACTTTAATATCACATTAGTATCTTATGtgaagtttattttgttttatattaggTTTGGTTGGAGTcctaaaaaaagaataaaagattgatttgaatttatttaaagagaatgaaaagaaagtaCAGTAATTTTGTCTGgtaaaaaaagtaatgaaaataagtaaaacatttattaatctgcgtgattaatattattaaattaaaaagttattttttatttataaattataatattaaaattgttcatAGTGATTTCAACTCAGTTTCACCAGTATCAAGATCAGAAACGCTATTTCTAAGGAAGGTGGATTGAATAGTCGTTGAAACCCAATTAAgattttctccttcttctcgTACTTATGCCCCTTTTGCATGTTCTTGCTAAAGTCACACCTTACATTGTACTTCAAACGAATTTTAGAACAGTTATGAATAGCAAGAAGAATTTGAATGGTTAAACTCCACCATTCTAGTGTCACATccatgtatatatttttcaatttctctctttttaaaGAATTGAGTTTTGGGGCAAAAGATGAACCGTTTATGCTGAAGTAGCACTAGGAATGTTATCTACCATGAAAATCTATTTTTTGagattataattttgtttagcTTTTGACTAGGCTGCACCTGGAGCTGTACAGTGCCAGATTATTAATATGACGTTTTCCGGGGTTGTTCCAATGCACAATGTTATCCTC
This genomic stretch from Vigna radiata var. radiata cultivar VC1973A chromosome 7, Vradiata_ver6, whole genome shotgun sequence harbors:
- the LOC106766800 gene encoding 40S ribosomal protein S9-2 — its product is MVHVSFYRNYGKTFKKPRRPYEKERLDAELKLVGEYGLRCKRELWRVQYALSRIRNNARNLLTLDEKNPRRIFEGEALLRRMFRYGLLDETQNKLDYVLALTVENFLERRLQTLVFKSGMAKSIHHARVLIRQRHIRVGRQVVNIPSFMVRVDSQKHIDFSLTSPLGGGRPGRVKRRNQKAAAKKAAGGDGDEEDED